One part of the Phycisphaerae bacterium genome encodes these proteins:
- a CDS encoding LysM peptidoglycan-binding domain-containing protein — protein MGTEVRIGIATGLVIVGVAGVYFFYGSNRDAADLKIVTSGSAIAPPQIPAGRNKTPDATTAAARPSGISPAHANSPTRPPDASATRTVHATNPRESVANTNRPSVPTKALASNLPTPDRSITTSVGGSSSAMPATSLQAGPAGSSWVTPITASTGSQVGANRPASPPTVGPSTSNDHSARTLESINDATPLRTSPSSSLREATQRNLESASVDAPQSNSAPIASPLSTDSSRNTTKTPIAIESSASSGSRPAGSGSITLPPSLQPSGPKPANNQPNQATMVSNAQTPADRGASAPPIASGANAPRTTGQTGPGVINTSGASTTNDNGSTTPVKPTAGNIAAPAIPALHIITAGDTFSTISSKYYGSTKEVARIAAANPNLDPRRLKIGDSVILPARKESNGPAAAPASEARIPARAAAMPSGPTTAATVARPAVATTSVPSTGSVAKPETVATSRTYTVREGDTLYGIAEQVLGKGARWKELLEKNRATLKNDPKRLKPGMILNVP, from the coding sequence ATGGGCACGGAAGTTCGAATCGGTATCGCGACCGGGCTGGTAATCGTCGGCGTCGCGGGAGTCTACTTCTTCTACGGCAGCAATCGAGACGCCGCTGACCTGAAGATCGTCACCAGTGGATCTGCCATCGCCCCACCGCAGATTCCGGCCGGCCGAAACAAGACGCCCGACGCGACGACTGCCGCAGCCAGACCCTCGGGAATCTCACCGGCTCACGCGAACAGTCCCACCCGGCCGCCGGACGCATCCGCAACGCGTACGGTTCATGCCACAAATCCGCGAGAGTCCGTGGCAAATACAAACCGGCCGTCCGTGCCGACAAAAGCCCTCGCATCCAATCTCCCCACGCCGGATCGATCGATCACGACATCAGTCGGCGGTTCGTCATCCGCAATGCCTGCAACCTCTTTGCAGGCAGGCCCAGCCGGTTCCTCGTGGGTCACGCCGATCACCGCATCCACCGGATCACAAGTCGGTGCCAATCGACCCGCCAGTCCCCCCACAGTCGGCCCGTCGACCTCCAACGATCATTCAGCCCGGACGCTCGAATCCATCAACGATGCGACTCCGCTGCGCACGTCGCCCTCGTCGTCGTTGCGGGAAGCCACTCAACGCAATCTCGAATCCGCCAGCGTCGATGCGCCGCAATCGAATAGCGCGCCGATTGCTTCGCCCCTCTCGACCGATTCGTCGCGAAACACGACGAAGACGCCGATCGCCATCGAGTCGTCCGCTTCCTCCGGCAGTCGGCCCGCCGGGTCCGGATCGATCACGTTGCCGCCCTCGCTCCAGCCATCCGGCCCGAAACCCGCAAACAATCAGCCGAATCAAGCAACGATGGTTTCAAACGCGCAGACTCCGGCCGATCGCGGTGCGTCCGCTCCGCCGATTGCTTCCGGAGCCAACGCGCCCAGGACCACCGGCCAGACCGGGCCCGGAGTGATTAATACCAGCGGTGCGTCCACCACAAATGACAATGGCTCCACCACGCCAGTCAAGCCGACGGCTGGCAACATCGCGGCGCCGGCCATCCCGGCGTTGCACATCATTACGGCGGGTGACACTTTTTCGACCATTTCATCGAAGTATTACGGATCAACGAAGGAGGTCGCGCGAATCGCCGCTGCCAATCCCAACCTCGATCCGCGTCGGCTGAAGATCGGTGATTCCGTCATCCTGCCCGCCCGCAAGGAATCCAACGGTCCCGCAGCCGCGCCGGCTTCAGAAGCACGAATCCCCGCACGAGCCGCCGCGATGCCAAGCGGTCCGACAACTGCCGCCACCGTCGCTCGGCCAGCCGTCGCGACGACCAGCGTGCCATCGACCGGGTCAGTCGCAAAGCCGGAAACCGTCGCAACCTCACGAACATACACCGTTCGTGAGGGCGATACGCTGTACGGAATCGCCGAACAGGTTCTGGGCAAAGGTGCCCGATGGAAAGAACTGCTGGAAAAGAACCGCGCCACCCTGAAGAACGATCCGAAACGCCTCAAGCCCGGAATGATTCTGAACGTCCCTTGA
- a CDS encoding MotA/TolQ/ExbB proton channel family protein: protein MLNCLSSWSDEQMGVTGSAELDDAFAFSNPASFNGRDSTRQGDGEPQERGMDLPAIIGSVATIGLLGYSLWVGAKGDVVGTFWDMASGIMVIGGGIFVTLVASRGDNIASFFATLKVVILNRKQDPAQLIKQIVKLADIARREGILSLQNSIAEIRDPFVANGIQMVVDGTDADTVTTVLQAEIDAIGQRHAEAKSVPDLLAKYAPAFGMIGTLVGLVVMLKNMADPSAIGPGMAIALLTTLYGAMVANVFGLPVVDKLATKNDEEMLYLEIAKTGILCLQAGDNPRMLEMKLAVMLSPKRRAELAAAKNA from the coding sequence ATGCTTAACTGTCTTTCATCGTGGTCCGATGAACAGATGGGTGTGACCGGTTCGGCGGAACTGGACGATGCGTTCGCTTTCTCCAATCCGGCATCATTCAACGGACGCGACTCAACCCGGCAAGGCGACGGAGAACCGCAGGAAAGAGGCATGGATCTACCGGCAATCATAGGATCAGTCGCCACCATCGGGCTGCTTGGCTACTCACTCTGGGTCGGCGCGAAAGGCGACGTCGTCGGCACGTTCTGGGACATGGCATCCGGCATCATGGTCATCGGTGGCGGCATCTTCGTCACCCTGGTGGCCAGCCGCGGCGACAACATTGCCAGCTTCTTTGCAACGTTGAAGGTGGTCATCCTGAATCGAAAGCAGGACCCGGCCCAGCTCATTAAGCAGATCGTAAAGCTCGCGGACATCGCACGACGCGAGGGCATCCTGTCGCTTCAGAACTCGATCGCCGAAATTCGCGACCCCTTCGTCGCCAACGGCATCCAGATGGTCGTCGACGGTACGGATGCCGACACAGTCACAACCGTGCTGCAAGCTGAAATCGACGCCATCGGCCAGCGACACGCCGAGGCCAAGAGCGTCCCCGACCTCCTCGCGAAATATGCCCCGGCCTTCGGCATGATCGGTACACTCGTCGGACTCGTTGTCATGCTGAAGAACATGGCGGACCCATCCGCCATCGGTCCAGGTATGGCCATCGCCCTTCTGACCACATTGTACGGCGCGATGGTGGCCAACGTGTTCGGATTGCCCGTCGTTGACAAACTCGCGACAAAGAACGACGAGGAAATGCTCTATCTCGAAATCGCAAAAACCGGCATTCTCTGCCTCCAGGCTGGAGACAATCCCCGAATGCTCGAGATGAAACTCGCCGTCATGCTCTCGCCCAAGAGGCGAGCCGAACTTGCCGCCGCAAAGAACGCCTGA
- a CDS encoding OmpA family protein, whose amino-acid sequence MARKHKCPPVGAPAWVLTYGDMMSLLLCFFVLLASLANFDKRDKLFMAAMESIQRAFGATGQSGYYPENIVDFKSFLMRLQSAAVPDLNKNYGHSEEPGMDGRYYRVRKIRDGVEITIGGPIAFNRFSADLEQPMREILDQLIDEVKGKTNKLEIRGHATNEPLPPDSPYRDPFDLGFARSRAVGDYLIERGIDPRALRLSSAGCYEPLKQNVYLDERRAVNRRVEIVVMPVLITDYMPKPEASVAAPAAEPESLSPAG is encoded by the coding sequence ATGGCCCGTAAGCACAAATGTCCGCCAGTCGGCGCTCCCGCGTGGGTCCTCACCTACGGCGACATGATGTCGCTGCTTCTGTGCTTCTTCGTCCTGCTCGCCTCGCTGGCGAATTTTGACAAACGCGACAAGCTCTTCATGGCCGCCATGGAATCCATCCAGCGAGCCTTCGGTGCCACCGGACAATCCGGCTACTACCCCGAAAACATCGTCGACTTCAAGAGCTTTCTCATGAGGCTCCAGTCGGCCGCCGTGCCCGATCTCAACAAGAACTACGGCCACTCCGAGGAACCGGGCATGGATGGTCGCTACTACCGCGTCCGAAAAATCCGCGACGGCGTCGAAATCACCATCGGCGGCCCCATTGCCTTCAACCGCTTCAGCGCTGATCTGGAGCAGCCCATGCGGGAAATTCTCGATCAACTGATCGACGAGGTAAAAGGCAAAACCAATAAACTCGAAATCCGGGGGCACGCGACCAACGAGCCACTCCCGCCCGATTCACCCTACCGTGACCCCTTCGACCTCGGCTTCGCCCGGTCTCGGGCCGTCGGTGACTACCTCATCGAGCGCGGAATCGATCCGCGGGCGCTACGCCTGTCTTCCGCCGGATGCTACGAACCCCTCAAGCAGAATGTTTACCTCGACGAACGCCGGGCAGTGAATCGCCGTGTTGAGATCGTCGTAATGCCCGTTTTGATCACCGATTACATGCCAAAACCGGAGGCATCCGTCGCCGCCCCGGCCGCCGAACCGGAAAGCCTCTCGCCTGCCGGTTGA
- a CDS encoding DUF1573 domain-containing protein: MNHTFRRRRCVSALRNLTAMIAVLAAAQCVEAQQPTQPAGAKAVAPPHPPKNSPTRASTSVVGPSAPAATSEFVGPPYDQVDSARAVAGQPANPAAIKSGKVVPNVPAPTVQLKPGEVPAIRFDTPTYDFGSTRAGPDIQHEFWFTNTGNGPLEILSVKPS; this comes from the coding sequence ATGAATCATACTTTTCGGCGGCGGCGGTGCGTTTCCGCCCTGCGTAATTTGACCGCGATGATCGCCGTGCTCGCGGCCGCACAATGCGTCGAGGCGCAGCAACCCACCCAGCCGGCCGGCGCCAAAGCAGTGGCCCCGCCCCATCCACCAAAGAATTCGCCGACTCGAGCTTCGACGTCAGTCGTTGGCCCAAGCGCTCCAGCCGCGACGTCCGAGTTCGTCGGACCGCCGTACGATCAGGTCGACTCCGCCCGCGCAGTCGCGGGACAGCCGGCCAATCCCGCCGCGATCAAATCCGGGAAGGTCGTCCCCAATGTTCCAGCGCCGACTGTCCAGCTCAAGCCTGGCGAGGTGCCTGCGATCCGATTCGACACGCCGACATACGATTTCGGTTCGACGCGAGCCGGACCGGACATTCAGCACGAATTCTGGTTTACAAACACAGGCAACGGACCGCTGGAGATACTCAGCGTCAAGCCGTCCTGA
- a CDS encoding SpoIIE family protein phosphatase, with the protein MPTDSGKSDFNLMIRRELRQIGKVRLAGERLSIGRSVDCDIRLEDDEVAQLHAWIERTPQGWRIVDHDTARGIRVNGRKVSSSILAAGDVIDVRPFSINVLDDQTGDTNEASDRSIHLSYSGVVPTYVRTSQDSGSVIQQRLEDLYAMSRLILARRDNGSFWQIIHAALQRCLSADRCVLVGVDEAGAIYRLAPRTRSAEIDKPLGVSHSVLHDTIAAGQGMLIQQVLQDQRYADARSLVDNRSGSVICVPVMVDGRVRAVMYADRDLSRFPFQTTDLDFAMAAVDLAAGAVSVDELQAKARDYARLKGRIDVGREMQKMLMPSPIPQPAWGEVAALNQPADQMSGDIYDVRMDSKGRLLVSIADVSGKGVPAAFVTAILQSSFRLAVRHHEDLVEIIGSVNSALIDSIPPDCFATMIIVRWSADGREVEIVNAGHHAPLWLMSDGRVEAFPSRVGIPLGIMPTWDEDVVLRNLPGVRALLLCSDGVTEAVDANGVEFGLDRVGAELARLADGTASEIAGDLARTVRQHCSPREPADDVTLVIVKPS; encoded by the coding sequence ATGCCGACAGACTCAGGGAAATCCGATTTCAATCTGATGATCCGTCGCGAGTTGCGGCAGATCGGGAAAGTTCGGTTGGCCGGCGAGCGACTTTCGATCGGCCGGTCGGTCGATTGTGATATACGCCTTGAGGACGATGAGGTCGCCCAACTGCACGCGTGGATCGAGCGCACGCCGCAAGGTTGGCGGATTGTCGATCATGACACGGCGCGCGGCATCCGAGTGAACGGCCGCAAGGTGTCGAGTTCGATCCTGGCGGCCGGCGACGTGATCGACGTCCGCCCCTTCTCGATCAATGTACTCGATGATCAGACGGGCGACACCAACGAGGCATCCGACCGCTCGATTCATCTGAGTTACAGCGGCGTGGTTCCGACGTATGTGCGAACATCGCAGGACTCGGGCTCCGTGATTCAGCAGCGGCTTGAAGACCTCTACGCGATGTCCCGATTGATTCTGGCCCGTCGGGACAACGGCTCGTTCTGGCAGATCATTCATGCGGCGCTCCAGCGGTGTTTGTCGGCCGATCGCTGTGTGCTCGTGGGAGTCGATGAGGCCGGCGCGATCTATCGCCTTGCACCACGAACGCGCAGTGCCGAAATCGATAAGCCACTGGGCGTCAGCCATTCGGTGTTGCATGACACCATCGCGGCCGGGCAGGGCATGTTGATTCAACAGGTGCTTCAGGATCAGCGATATGCCGACGCCCGAAGCCTCGTTGATAACCGTTCGGGTTCCGTGATTTGTGTCCCCGTGATGGTTGATGGTCGGGTCCGAGCCGTCATGTACGCGGACCGCGACCTCTCGAGATTCCCATTTCAAACGACCGATCTTGACTTCGCGATGGCAGCGGTCGATCTGGCCGCGGGAGCGGTCAGCGTGGACGAGCTTCAGGCCAAAGCGCGCGACTATGCTCGACTGAAAGGCCGCATCGATGTCGGTCGGGAGATGCAGAAGATGCTGATGCCGTCGCCGATTCCGCAGCCGGCGTGGGGTGAGGTTGCGGCGCTGAATCAGCCGGCCGATCAAATGAGCGGCGATATTTACGATGTCCGAATGGACTCAAAGGGACGTTTGCTTGTCAGTATTGCGGATGTTTCCGGCAAGGGCGTTCCCGCCGCGTTCGTAACGGCCATACTTCAAAGCTCGTTTCGATTGGCGGTTCGCCACCATGAAGATCTCGTTGAGATCATCGGCAGCGTCAATTCGGCACTGATCGACAGCATCCCGCCGGACTGCTTCGCGACCATGATCATCGTGCGATGGTCTGCGGACGGTCGTGAAGTCGAGATCGTCAACGCCGGCCATCATGCGCCGCTCTGGTTGATGAGCGACGGACGGGTTGAAGCATTTCCATCGCGAGTGGGCATTCCCCTCGGCATTATGCCAACATGGGATGAGGACGTGGTGTTGCGGAATTTGCCGGGTGTCCGGGCGCTTTTGCTCTGCAGCGACGGCGTGACCGAAGCGGTCGATGCGAACGGAGTGGAGTTCGGATTGGATCGGGTCGGCGCGGAACTCGCGCGCCTCGCCGACGGCACGGCGTCGGAAATCGCCGGTGATCTCGCGCGGACCGTCCGGCAGCATTGCAGCCCGCGCGAGCCGGCGGATGACGTCACGCTTGTGATCGTCAAACCATCATGA
- a CDS encoding ACT domain-containing protein, which translates to MFVPVTQFSVFLTNKPGILSKVCDALATAKINLIAVTLMDSVEHGVFRIVTGQAQRTRDVLKALNVPLTETDVLLAQLSNRPGALADICGKLNSEHISIKYAYVTAGAAGGRTTAIFKVDNSKKALGLKLGDDKKGKRKDTFGQVRSNRAITAR; encoded by the coding sequence ATGTTTGTTCCGGTTACGCAGTTTTCCGTATTTCTGACCAACAAGCCCGGCATTCTCTCCAAGGTCTGCGACGCCCTTGCCACTGCGAAGATAAACCTGATCGCCGTCACCTTGATGGACTCCGTCGAGCACGGGGTATTCCGAATTGTGACGGGCCAGGCCCAACGCACCCGGGATGTCCTCAAGGCACTGAATGTTCCACTGACCGAAACTGACGTGCTGCTTGCTCAGCTTTCCAATCGCCCCGGAGCGCTCGCGGACATCTGCGGCAAACTCAATTCGGAGCACATTTCGATCAAGTACGCCTACGTGACTGCCGGCGCGGCCGGGGGACGCACGACAGCCATCTTCAAGGTGGACAACTCCAAGAAGGCGCTTGGATTGAAGCTGGGTGACGACAAGAAAGGGAAGCGAAAAGACACGTTCGGCCAGGTTCGGTCAAACCGTGCGATCACGGCACGATAG
- a CDS encoding DUF547 domain-containing protein translates to MLPIRISLVPACRPTARDCRGFGLLFVISLSAACRSPVPSGESSAGVVREDRPSATATTHDADDPQISRFSPIDWSHYGLLLFRTVQGDKLDAAALWTSGDLIERMLNQLAEHGPTRDAAAFQDAPSRLAYLINAHNLLVLAEFRSQLAASSTTAMRVGRGRYAIDGRSETVLTLRDKAIRLAGADWRVGLALFSGRSDGPRLNRRPFTADMLDIQLDDVVRRAVSSPSVVLIDHGEVKRLLLCRELYVIRGTLLRDYERRYQTTGASVLNALLEWASPFDRATLNSAVGYVVSQMPENDAAPFLDSLPTK, encoded by the coding sequence ATGCTGCCGATCCGAATCAGCTTGGTGCCGGCTTGCCGCCCAACGGCGCGCGACTGTCGAGGGTTCGGCCTGCTGTTCGTCATCAGCCTCTCGGCGGCGTGCAGGTCGCCGGTGCCGTCCGGTGAATCGAGCGCGGGAGTGGTCCGCGAAGATCGTCCATCAGCCACAGCAACCACCCACGACGCTGACGATCCACAGATCTCGCGCTTCAGTCCGATTGACTGGAGCCACTACGGCCTGTTGCTCTTTCGAACCGTACAAGGCGACAAACTCGACGCCGCGGCGCTGTGGACCTCCGGCGACCTGATCGAACGCATGTTGAATCAACTTGCCGAACACGGACCGACGCGCGATGCCGCGGCATTTCAGGACGCGCCAAGCCGCCTTGCCTATCTGATTAATGCGCACAATCTGCTTGTACTGGCTGAATTCAGATCACAACTCGCGGCTTCCAGCACGACTGCAATGCGTGTCGGCCGCGGCCGGTATGCGATCGACGGGCGAAGCGAAACCGTACTGACGCTCCGAGATAAAGCCATCCGTCTGGCCGGCGCGGATTGGCGCGTAGGCTTGGCACTATTCAGCGGGCGATCGGACGGTCCTCGGCTGAATCGGCGACCGTTCACGGCAGACATGCTGGACATTCAGCTTGACGATGTTGTTCGACGTGCCGTGTCTTCTCCTTCGGTGGTTCTGATTGATCATGGTGAAGTGAAGCGCCTGTTGCTCTGCCGAGAACTTTACGTCATCCGCGGGACCTTGCTCAGGGATTATGAGCGCAGATACCAGACAACCGGCGCATCGGTTCTCAATGCACTTCTTGAATGGGCGTCGCCGTTCGACCGGGCAACCCTTAACTCGGCGGTTGGCTATGTGGTCAGTCAGATGCCCGAGAACGACGCCGCCCCGTTTCTTGATTCTCTGCCGACAAAGTGA
- a CDS encoding thiolase family protein, with protein sequence MREAVVVECLRTPIGRYRGGLVPVRPDDLGAHIIRTVVSRSGIDPASIDDVYWGAANQAGEDNRNAARMALLLAGLPDSVPGTTVNRLCASGLEAVALAARLIEAGHGDVFIAGGCESMSRAPLVLPKPDEPWVRGNQTMYDSTLGWRMTNPKLARLHPPYSMGETAENVAEKYKLSRESQDQFAFESQMRCKAAVEAGRLAEEIVPVEIVNGKHTTVIAADEHPRFDTTLEALARLKPAFREGGTVTAGNSSGLNDGAAALLLMEAKTAERFGLRPMAFVRPSASAGVDPSFMGLGPVPATNKALNRAGWKLRDLDLIEINEAFSAQVLACVRELDIDPAKLNVNGGAIALGHPLGCSGARLATTLIREMNRRGAKRGLAALCVGVGQGLAVLFERA encoded by the coding sequence ATGCGTGAAGCAGTCGTGGTGGAGTGTCTGCGAACGCCGATCGGCCGGTATCGCGGCGGGCTCGTGCCGGTTCGACCGGACGATCTGGGCGCGCACATCATACGAACGGTCGTGTCACGGTCGGGCATCGATCCAGCGTCGATCGATGACGTCTATTGGGGGGCGGCCAATCAGGCCGGCGAGGACAACCGGAATGCCGCACGCATGGCATTGCTACTTGCCGGGCTGCCGGACTCCGTTCCGGGCACGACGGTCAATCGGCTCTGTGCCAGCGGGCTGGAGGCGGTCGCGCTGGCAGCCAGACTGATCGAGGCCGGTCACGGCGATGTGTTCATCGCCGGCGGATGCGAGTCGATGAGCCGGGCGCCGCTCGTGTTGCCCAAGCCGGACGAGCCGTGGGTGCGCGGCAATCAAACCATGTACGACTCCACGCTTGGATGGCGAATGACCAACCCGAAGCTGGCGCGGCTTCACCCACCCTACAGCATGGGGGAAACGGCGGAAAATGTCGCGGAGAAGTACAAGCTCTCGCGTGAATCGCAGGATCAGTTCGCATTCGAAAGCCAGATGCGCTGCAAGGCCGCGGTCGAGGCGGGGCGGCTGGCCGAAGAGATCGTGCCGGTCGAGATCGTGAACGGAAAACATACGACCGTCATCGCCGCCGACGAACATCCACGATTCGATACGACCTTGGAGGCGCTCGCCCGGCTCAAGCCGGCATTCAGGGAAGGCGGCACGGTCACCGCAGGAAACAGCTCCGGTCTGAATGACGGAGCGGCTGCGCTTCTGCTGATGGAGGCGAAGACCGCCGAGCGTTTCGGCCTTCGTCCGATGGCATTCGTTCGGCCGAGCGCCTCGGCCGGGGTTGATCCATCGTTCATGGGGCTTGGGCCGGTTCCGGCAACGAACAAAGCATTGAATCGAGCCGGCTGGAAGCTCCGCGATCTGGACCTGATCGAAATCAACGAAGCGTTCTCGGCCCAGGTGCTCGCTTGCGTCCGCGAGCTGGACATCGATCCGGCAAAATTAAACGTCAATGGCGGTGCCATCGCGCTGGGGCATCCTCTCGGATGCAGCGGCGCGAGACTCGCGACAACGCTAATTCGGGAGATGAACCGCCGCGGGGCGAAGCGCGGTCTGGCCGCCCTCTGCGTTGGTGTCGGTCAGGGGCTCGCCGTGCTGTTTGAACGGGCTTAA
- a CDS encoding response regulator transcription factor, translating to MSATIIVVVEDESAIREGVGTALKLAGYETILASDGQMGLEAARRPGVSLVLLDLMLPKLDGIKVLTDLRRTHPTLPVIILTARGEEDERVNGLRAGADDYVVKPFGTRELMARVEAVLRRSPERPEPVMKITIGHARVDLERREISSPNGLPLVLSETECSILSHLAANHGRVISRDELLTRLWGLSGTGIETRTVDMHVARLRAKLATANGGSQEEFIATVRGKGYMLGASVKLPDDAAGSS from the coding sequence ATGAGCGCCACCATCATTGTCGTCGTCGAGGACGAGTCCGCCATTCGCGAGGGCGTCGGTACGGCCCTCAAGCTGGCAGGCTACGAGACCATTTTGGCGTCTGACGGGCAGATGGGCCTGGAAGCCGCGAGGCGTCCCGGCGTTTCACTCGTCTTGCTCGATCTCATGCTGCCGAAGTTGGACGGTATCAAGGTGCTGACCGATCTACGACGCACCCATCCCACGCTGCCCGTGATCATCCTGACGGCACGCGGCGAGGAGGACGAACGCGTCAATGGGTTGCGAGCCGGCGCGGACGACTATGTCGTCAAGCCATTCGGAACGCGCGAGTTGATGGCCCGGGTCGAAGCCGTGCTCCGCCGAAGCCCCGAGAGACCGGAACCCGTCATGAAAATCACGATCGGGCATGCCCGAGTCGATCTCGAGCGGCGCGAGATTTCCTCGCCAAATGGCTTGCCGCTCGTGCTGTCCGAAACCGAGTGCTCGATCCTTTCGCACCTCGCCGCAAATCACGGCCGAGTCATCTCCCGCGACGAGCTGCTGACGCGGCTCTGGGGCTTGAGCGGCACCGGCATCGAAACCCGCACAGTCGACATGCACGTTGCCCGGCTCCGCGCCAAGCTCGCCACGGCAAACGGAGGCTCGCAGGAGGAGTTCATCGCAACCGTGCGCGGCAAGGGATATATGCTCGGCGCTTCGGTCAAGCTCCCGGATGATGCCGCAGGATCGAGCTAA
- a CDS encoding HAMP domain-containing histidine kinase: MQFSPIKTRRNARIALTLICALVCGGLGWATFTAIRLEDFEAQQNRDRAKEALDRSNNKTIALALAHIESILDSALAVERTRPFEHYRAYYKPARAISLQPGLPPADNIVVPSPLQEFTGPDWQLLHFQVSVIHGWSSPQLESFDESTIPASAMPPAERAKHASAANWLAALKRYDPFSLQHMLETAQEADIERSAAIARVDATGTPRESTTEIPRNAALPIPARDRTAAEFARRGQRLVQLQRQRLPAEQCEPWTVAIENLQTSDDMDSPRFAPSECVVVSGTPMFPIWLDLTMDDRRQLALVRSVSVEQSEFCTLQGVLIDWDLLKKTLESEIQDMLPGASIEPIDKIDPLDLSALRVIPARLVARLPGTVDLAPETHGLAWGIGLTWTATILTLIGMCWGAMKYVGMVERRMQFAAAVTHELRTPLTAFQIYTDLLAEYSDDPERRAQCVQTLQKESKRLGRLVENVLVYSQITGDAPRVNRRQIAPRQILDSVALHVRDQCRDFGKTLQIVNKCPDDQLLETDAEFVVQILVSLIENACKYSQTAVDPTIWLSARTIEDTRIEFAVEDAGAGVAAADRKSVFMPFHRSRGAHNSSISGMGLGLALARYWANCLEGQLEVTRGEYGAARFNCFSLRVPIQSSTGNGHGKSSARVDADPHSA; encoded by the coding sequence ATGCAGTTCTCCCCGATCAAGACTCGCAGAAATGCCAGGATCGCGCTCACGCTGATCTGCGCGCTCGTCTGCGGCGGCCTGGGCTGGGCCACGTTCACGGCGATCCGGCTGGAAGACTTTGAAGCCCAGCAAAATCGCGACCGCGCGAAAGAAGCGCTCGACCGGTCCAACAACAAGACCATCGCGCTCGCTCTGGCGCATATCGAGAGTATTCTGGATTCCGCGCTGGCCGTGGAACGCACGCGCCCCTTCGAACACTACCGCGCCTACTATAAACCCGCCCGGGCCATCAGCCTTCAGCCCGGGCTGCCACCGGCCGACAACATCGTCGTCCCGTCGCCATTGCAGGAGTTCACCGGCCCGGATTGGCAGCTGCTCCACTTCCAGGTCTCCGTCATTCACGGCTGGAGCTCGCCCCAGTTGGAATCCTTCGATGAATCCACCATTCCCGCCAGCGCCATGCCGCCCGCCGAGCGCGCCAAACATGCCTCGGCGGCAAACTGGCTCGCGGCTTTGAAACGCTACGATCCCTTCTCACTCCAACATATGCTCGAAACCGCACAGGAAGCGGACATCGAGCGTTCGGCCGCCATCGCCCGCGTCGACGCTACCGGAACACCGCGCGAATCGACCACCGAAATCCCTCGAAATGCGGCCCTTCCGATACCCGCAAGGGACCGCACCGCGGCGGAGTTCGCGCGCCGCGGGCAGCGGTTGGTTCAACTCCAAAGACAGCGCCTGCCCGCTGAGCAATGCGAACCATGGACCGTCGCAATTGAGAATCTGCAGACGTCCGACGACATGGACTCTCCGCGGTTTGCCCCTTCGGAGTGCGTGGTCGTTTCGGGTACGCCGATGTTCCCGATCTGGCTTGATCTGACGATGGACGACCGCCGCCAACTCGCGCTCGTCCGATCCGTCAGCGTCGAACAGTCAGAATTCTGCACGCTTCAAGGCGTGCTCATCGACTGGGACCTCCTCAAGAAAACGCTCGAATCCGAAATTCAGGACATGCTCCCCGGTGCGAGCATCGAGCCGATCGACAAGATCGATCCGCTCGATCTGTCGGCCCTGCGCGTCATTCCCGCGCGACTCGTCGCGCGACTGCCCGGCACCGTCGATCTTGCGCCGGAAACACACGGACTTGCATGGGGCATCGGACTCACTTGGACTGCCACGATATTGACACTCATCGGTATGTGCTGGGGCGCGATGAAGTACGTCGGCATGGTCGAACGCCGAATGCAGTTCGCCGCGGCCGTCACCCACGAACTGCGGACGCCGCTGACCGCCTTTCAAATCTACACCGACCTGCTCGCCGAATACTCCGACGACCCCGAAAGAAGGGCTCAATGCGTCCAGACTTTGCAGAAAGAATCAAAACGCCTCGGACGCCTTGTCGAGAATGTGCTCGTTTACTCACAGATCACCGGCGATGCGCCGCGCGTCAATCGAAGGCAGATCGCCCCGCGGCAAATTCTCGACTCGGTCGCGCTTCATGTGCGCGATCAGTGCCGCGATTTCGGCAAAACGCTCCAGATTGTCAACAAATGTCCCGACGATCAGCTACTCGAAACCGACGCCGAGTTCGTCGTGCAGATCCTCGTCAGCCTGATCGAAAACGCCTGCAAGTACAGCCAGACCGCCGTAGATCCAACCATCTGGCTCTCAGCTCGAACAATCGAAGACACCCGGATTGAATTCGCCGTCGAGGACGCGGGTGCCGGCGTCGCGGCAGCCGATCGGAAATCGGTGTTCATGCCGTTTCATCGAAGCCGGGGCGCCCACAACAGCAGCATTTCAGGCATGGGCCTCGGTCTGGCCTTGGCCCGCTATTGGGCGAACTGCCTCGAAGGACAGCTCGAAGTCACACGCGGCGAATACGGTGCGGCTCGATTCAACTGTTTCTCGCTCCGCGTCCCCATCCAATCGTCCACCGGTAACGGGCATGGCAAATCGTCCGCCCGTGTCGATGCCGATCCCCACAGCGCCTGA